One Streptomyces lincolnensis genomic region harbors:
- a CDS encoding YceI family protein, which produces MPLGLLRRRLRSAPGGAAGLTLPLPAGAGVVVREVMDPVNQPLGRADVTVTELRSHQVAARGTTDPYGLFMAVLPPGSYSLLIIAEGLEPHRETVEVVADAGVAPQRVWLQPGRQADLPVPGTWLFDPPHTAIRFIAKHVGMAHVHGRFERFQGGIQVTPDISESRVHVRIDASSITTGNHTRDTHLRSADFLDVDTFPYIDFRSTRFAFKGGSKWTLQGTLTMHGVSRSVGLDTTYLGMVNGGYGEELRCAALAKTELHREDYTLNWRSMLARGIAVVGPTVQLELDVQAMYRTHDTPTPPK; this is translated from the coding sequence ATGCCCCTCGGACTGCTCCGGCGGCGACTCAGGAGTGCCCCCGGAGGCGCCGCGGGCCTCACGCTTCCCCTCCCGGCCGGCGCGGGTGTCGTCGTCCGCGAGGTCATGGACCCGGTGAACCAGCCCCTGGGCCGCGCGGATGTGACGGTGACCGAACTGCGCAGTCACCAGGTCGCCGCCCGTGGCACGACCGACCCGTACGGCCTGTTCATGGCCGTCCTGCCCCCGGGCAGCTACAGCCTGCTCATCATCGCGGAGGGGCTCGAACCCCACCGCGAGACCGTCGAGGTCGTCGCCGACGCGGGCGTCGCCCCGCAGCGGGTGTGGCTCCAGCCGGGCCGCCAGGCCGACCTCCCGGTGCCCGGCACCTGGCTCTTCGACCCGCCCCACACGGCCATCCGGTTCATCGCCAAGCACGTCGGCATGGCCCACGTGCACGGCCGTTTCGAACGGTTCCAGGGCGGCATCCAGGTCACCCCGGACATCTCCGAGTCCCGCGTCCACGTCCGCATCGACGCGTCCAGCATCACCACGGGCAACCACACCCGGGACACCCACCTGCGGTCCGCGGACTTCCTCGACGTCGACACCTTTCCCTACATCGACTTCAGGAGCACCCGCTTCGCCTTCAAGGGCGGCAGCAAGTGGACGCTGCAGGGCACCCTGACCATGCACGGCGTGAGCCGGTCGGTCGGCCTGGACACGACCTACCTGGGCATGGTCAACGGCGGCTACGGCGAGGAACTGCGCTGCGCCGCCCTCGCCAAGACGGAACTGCACCGCGAGGACTACACGCTGAACTGGCGGTCGATGCTGGCACGCGGCATCGCGGTGGTCGGCCCCACGGTCCAGCTGGAACTGGACGTCCAGGCGATGTACCGCACGCACGACACGCCGACACCGCCGAAGTAG
- a CDS encoding maleylacetate reductase: MSGFTDFSYEAQPMRVVLRPGAAVTATPDEARRLGLRRLLVVSGPRGADTARVVADALGDACAGLHTEARMHVPAEVARRAVEVARAAGADGCVAVGGGSAIGLGKAIALRTHLPLIAVPSTYSGSEMTPVWGLTEHGAKRTGRDPSVLPRSVVYDPELTRSLPVALSVTSGINAIAHAAEALYAPDASPLVSLMAEEGVRAMAGALPAVARAPESLDARGRALYGAWLCGATLGATTMGLHHKLCHVLGGTFGLPHAETHTVVLPYVLAHNAPAAPEAMAALGRALGTDDAPHALWELSGSLGAPRSLAELGLKEADLAVAGRAATGQAYANPREVTADGVLDLLKAAYAGERPGTRP, encoded by the coding sequence ATGAGCGGGTTCACGGACTTCAGCTACGAGGCCCAGCCCATGCGGGTCGTCCTGCGGCCCGGCGCCGCCGTCACCGCCACCCCGGACGAGGCCCGACGGCTGGGTCTGCGACGGCTGTTGGTGGTCAGCGGGCCGCGCGGTGCCGACACGGCACGGGTGGTAGCGGACGCCCTGGGCGACGCCTGCGCCGGGCTGCACACCGAGGCCCGGATGCACGTGCCCGCCGAGGTCGCCCGGCGGGCCGTGGAGGTGGCGCGCGCCGCGGGCGCCGACGGCTGCGTGGCCGTCGGCGGCGGCTCCGCCATCGGCCTCGGCAAGGCGATCGCGCTGCGCACCCACCTGCCGCTGATCGCCGTACCGTCGACCTACTCCGGCTCCGAGATGACCCCGGTCTGGGGCCTGACCGAGCACGGCGCCAAACGCACCGGCCGCGATCCCTCGGTGCTGCCCCGCAGCGTCGTCTACGACCCCGAACTCACCCGCTCGCTCCCGGTGGCCCTCTCGGTGACCAGCGGCATCAACGCGATCGCGCACGCGGCCGAGGCCCTGTACGCACCGGACGCCTCGCCGCTGGTGTCGCTGATGGCGGAGGAAGGCGTACGGGCGATGGCAGGGGCGCTGCCCGCGGTGGCCCGTGCACCGGAGTCACTGGACGCCCGCGGCCGTGCCCTGTACGGGGCCTGGCTGTGCGGTGCCACGCTCGGCGCGACCACCATGGGCCTGCACCACAAGCTGTGCCACGTCCTCGGCGGCACCTTCGGCCTGCCGCACGCCGAGACCCACACGGTGGTCCTGCCGTACGTCCTCGCCCACAACGCGCCCGCCGCCCCCGAGGCCATGGCCGCGCTCGGCCGGGCCCTCGGCACCGACGACGCCCCGCACGCCCTGTGGGAGCTCTCCGGCAGCCTCGGCGCACCCCGCTCCCTGGCCGAACTCGGCCTGAAGGAGGCCGACCTGGCGGTCGCGGGCCGCGCGGCGACCGGACAGGCGTACGCCAACCCGCGAGAGGTCACCGCGGACGGTGTCCTGGACCTGCTGAAAGCGGCGTACGCCGGCGAGCGGCCGGGCACACGGCCCTGA
- a CDS encoding dioxygenase, translating to MTTEFTTRITEAVVDSLEGTADLRLRELLAALTRHLHAFVRETEPTMAEWERAIAFLTATGQTCTDTRQEFVLLSDVLGVSMLVETINSDERGGVTESTVLGPFHMTDSPVRALGADIDLVGGGEPCVISGRVLSRDGTPLPGAVLDVWQANDQGYYDVQQPDVQPSGNGRGLFTTDDEGRFRFRTCVPSPYPIPTDGPVGDLLHATGRHPYRPAHIHFIASAAGHAPVTTHIFVAGSDHLDSDAVFAVKESLVKDFSETDDPALAREFGVPNPFRHARFDLVLNPETP from the coding sequence ATGACCACAGAGTTCACCACGCGCATCACCGAGGCCGTCGTCGACAGCTTGGAGGGCACCGCCGACCTCCGGCTGCGCGAGCTGCTGGCCGCCCTCACCCGCCATCTGCACGCCTTCGTCCGCGAGACGGAGCCGACCATGGCGGAGTGGGAGCGGGCCATCGCCTTCCTGACGGCGACCGGGCAGACGTGCACGGACACCCGGCAGGAGTTCGTCCTGCTGTCGGACGTGCTCGGCGTCTCGATGCTCGTCGAGACGATCAACAGCGACGAGCGCGGCGGGGTGACCGAGTCGACCGTGCTCGGCCCCTTCCACATGACCGACTCCCCGGTCCGTGCACTGGGCGCTGACATCGACCTGGTCGGCGGCGGCGAGCCGTGCGTGATCAGCGGGCGCGTGCTGTCCCGGGACGGCACCCCGCTGCCCGGCGCGGTCCTCGACGTCTGGCAGGCGAACGACCAGGGGTACTACGACGTCCAGCAGCCCGACGTCCAGCCGTCCGGCAACGGGCGCGGGCTGTTCACCACCGACGACGAGGGCCGCTTCCGGTTCCGCACCTGCGTGCCCAGCCCCTACCCGATCCCCACCGACGGCCCCGTCGGTGACCTCCTGCACGCGACCGGGCGACACCCCTACCGCCCGGCCCACATCCACTTCATCGCCTCGGCGGCGGGGCACGCACCGGTCACCACGCACATCTTCGTGGCCGGCAGCGACCACCTCGACTCGGACGCCGTGTTCGCGGTCAAGGAAAGCCTCGTGAAGGACTTCAGCGAGACCGACGACCCTGCTCTGGCACGGGAGTTCGGCGTCCCGAACCCGTTCCGGCATGCCCGCTTCGACCTCGTGCTCAACCCGGAGACGCCATGA
- a CDS encoding FAD-dependent oxidoreductase, translating to MHTVEPDVVTDVLIVGSGPAGASAALALSTYGVPNIVVTRYASLADTPRAHITNQRTMEVLRDLGVEQDVVAKATPQHLMGNTTFCTSLAGEELGRIRSWGNDPLVQAAHELASPTRMCDMPQHLMEPVLIDAAVARGSQLRFSTVYKSFVQDAFGVTVTVEDRLRGDEYTIRAKYLIGADGGRSQVAEDAGLPMGGQMGVAGSINIVFDADLSKYTAHRPSTLYWVLAPGATVGGIGAGLVRCVRPWNEWLIVWGYDVSAGAPDLTTEYAESVVRQLVGDDDIPVTIKSSSAWTVNEMYAETYSNGRVFCAGDATHRHPPSNGLGSNTSIQDSYNLAWKLKLVLDGTASPKLLDTYTTERAPIGRQIVTRANKSIGETAPIFEALDGLSPQTPEQLWANIAARTQDTEAAQKQRARLREAIAFKVYEFNAHGVDLNQRYTSPAIVPDGTDDPGFDRDPELHHQPTSRPGAKLPHAWITSGTRTLSTLDTVGQGRFTLITGIGGADWARAAEAQDMEIATVVIGPGQAYEDPYGDWARLSEVADGGALLVRPDGYVAFRHAGAAASAEDAERLLTGAVRRILGHV from the coding sequence GTGCACACCGTCGAGCCCGATGTCGTGACCGATGTACTGATCGTCGGCAGTGGCCCCGCGGGCGCCTCCGCCGCGCTCGCCCTCAGCACCTACGGCGTCCCGAACATCGTCGTCACCCGCTACGCGAGCCTCGCCGACACGCCCCGGGCGCACATCACCAACCAGCGCACCATGGAGGTGCTGCGGGACCTCGGCGTCGAGCAGGATGTCGTCGCGAAGGCCACGCCCCAGCATCTGATGGGCAACACGACCTTCTGCACCAGCCTCGCCGGCGAGGAACTCGGCCGGATCCGCTCCTGGGGCAACGACCCGCTCGTCCAGGCCGCGCACGAACTCGCCAGCCCCACCCGCATGTGCGACATGCCCCAGCACCTCATGGAACCCGTCCTCATCGACGCCGCGGTCGCGCGCGGCTCGCAACTGCGCTTCAGCACCGTCTACAAGTCCTTCGTCCAGGACGCCTTCGGCGTGACGGTCACCGTCGAGGACCGGCTGCGCGGCGACGAGTACACCATCCGCGCCAAGTACCTCATCGGCGCGGACGGCGGCCGCTCGCAGGTCGCCGAGGACGCCGGGCTGCCGATGGGCGGCCAGATGGGCGTGGCCGGCAGCATCAACATCGTCTTCGACGCGGACCTGAGCAAGTACACCGCTCACCGGCCCTCCACCCTCTACTGGGTACTCGCCCCCGGCGCGACCGTCGGCGGCATCGGCGCCGGCCTGGTGCGCTGCGTCCGGCCCTGGAACGAGTGGCTCATCGTGTGGGGCTACGACGTGAGCGCCGGCGCCCCCGACCTGACCACGGAGTACGCCGAGTCCGTCGTACGCCAGCTGGTCGGCGACGACGACATCCCGGTGACCATCAAGTCCTCCTCGGCGTGGACGGTCAACGAGATGTACGCCGAGACCTACTCCAACGGCCGCGTCTTCTGCGCCGGAGACGCCACGCACCGCCACCCGCCGTCCAACGGTCTCGGCTCCAACACCTCCATCCAGGACTCCTACAACCTGGCCTGGAAGCTCAAGCTCGTCCTCGACGGCACCGCCTCCCCGAAGCTGCTGGACACCTACACCACCGAACGCGCCCCGATCGGCAGGCAGATCGTCACCCGCGCCAACAAGTCCATCGGCGAGACCGCGCCGATCTTCGAGGCGCTCGACGGACTCTCCCCGCAGACCCCCGAGCAGCTGTGGGCCAACATCGCCGCCCGCACGCAGGACACCGAGGCGGCCCAGAAGCAGCGGGCGAGGCTGCGCGAGGCCATCGCGTTCAAGGTGTACGAGTTCAACGCGCACGGCGTCGACCTCAACCAGCGCTACACCTCGCCCGCGATCGTCCCCGACGGCACCGACGACCCCGGGTTCGACCGCGACCCCGAGCTGCACCACCAGCCCACCTCCCGCCCCGGCGCCAAGCTCCCGCACGCCTGGATCACCTCCGGCACCCGCACCCTGTCCACCCTCGACACCGTCGGGCAGGGCCGCTTCACCCTGATCACCGGCATCGGCGGCGCGGACTGGGCTCGCGCCGCCGAGGCCCAGGACATGGAGATCGCCACCGTCGTCATCGGACCCGGCCAGGCGTACGAGGACCCCTACGGCGACTGGGCGCGGCTGAGCGAGGTCGCCGACGGGGGAGCGCTCCTCGTGAGGCCGGACGGATACGTCGCCTTCCGGCACGCCGGCGCGGCCGCCTCCGCCGAGGACGCCGAGCGGTTGCTGACCGGGGCGGTGCGGCGGATCCTCGGGCATGTCTGA
- a CDS encoding helix-turn-helix domain-containing protein translates to MTTAEHPSARPTLASLRRARALFLTGRQLPAEIPEDIAAAWRRARFFGVRHDVTDPSPASRVRPSASPLPAAARPVLERIAPTLSTEQTAFMLTDERLRVLWATGLASDGLRDLSEHLVGHNSAALALRTGRRAEVHGPEHFLDLWQDVSAVSVPLRAPETGRLLGTLTVACALRAGDGPHPGAPLAEAAASAVEAELLSRSRAAERVLLDAYLRAAGQPGSAVVALDGRNRFVSEAAERLLSPEGLEALERDTMTLRLGTDPEAAARPAHGPAAAAHSSVSSAASPSHHVRLPDGIPCSAVLTPVPHLGSIIGAVAVLEPVEPAAVVPSTRTDVALAGHSVPWRHAVARAVELARCPEPLLLVGERGTGKTSLARELVADPSAFDAAEGELPACLDELVSGRPLLIRHAERLAPQDTATLNSLLDTHPGVPLLATYTPGASPGPCLQRLLDTLGARSVTLPALRERPDDIRELVTALAPHPAPGQPPLTWTLDALRALEEHPWPGNVTELAHLVRALAENRRTTGPVRRAELPDPVREGPATRPLSPMEHAERATILETLRLHGGNKARTAAALGIARATLYRKLRGYRG, encoded by the coding sequence GTGACCACCGCAGAGCACCCCTCGGCCCGCCCCACCCTCGCCTCGCTGCGCAGGGCCCGCGCGCTGTTCCTGACCGGGCGGCAACTGCCGGCCGAGATCCCCGAGGACATCGCCGCGGCCTGGAGACGCGCCCGCTTCTTCGGCGTACGGCACGACGTGACGGACCCGTCCCCCGCTTCGCGCGTACGGCCTTCCGCGTCCCCGCTGCCGGCAGCGGCCCGCCCGGTGCTCGAACGGATCGCTCCCACCCTCAGTACGGAGCAGACGGCGTTCATGCTCACCGACGAGCGGCTGCGCGTCCTGTGGGCGACCGGACTCGCGTCGGACGGCCTCCGGGATCTCTCCGAGCACCTGGTCGGCCACAACAGCGCGGCCCTCGCGCTGCGGACCGGGCGACGCGCCGAGGTGCACGGCCCCGAGCACTTCCTCGACCTGTGGCAGGACGTCTCCGCGGTCAGCGTGCCGCTGCGGGCACCGGAGACCGGCCGGTTGCTGGGCACGCTGACGGTGGCCTGCGCCCTCCGCGCCGGGGACGGCCCGCATCCCGGCGCCCCGCTCGCCGAGGCGGCGGCGAGCGCCGTCGAGGCAGAGCTCCTCTCCCGGTCGCGGGCGGCGGAACGAGTGCTGCTGGACGCGTACCTGCGCGCCGCCGGGCAGCCCGGGAGCGCGGTCGTCGCGCTCGACGGACGCAACCGGTTCGTCAGTGAGGCAGCGGAGCGGCTGCTGTCGCCGGAGGGGCTGGAGGCGTTGGAACGGGACACGATGACCCTGCGCCTCGGAACGGACCCGGAGGCGGCGGCCCGCCCCGCCCACGGGCCGGCGGCGGCGGCCCACTCGTCAGTCTCGTCAGCCGCTTCGCCCTCGCATCACGTCCGCCTTCCGGACGGCATTCCGTGCAGCGCGGTCCTCACGCCTGTTCCGCACCTTGGCTCGATCATCGGTGCGGTCGCCGTACTGGAACCGGTCGAGCCCGCGGCGGTGGTACCGAGCACGCGGACCGACGTGGCACTGGCCGGGCACTCGGTGCCCTGGCGCCACGCCGTCGCCCGGGCGGTGGAGCTGGCGAGGTGCCCCGAGCCCCTGCTCCTCGTCGGGGAGCGCGGTACCGGCAAGACATCGCTCGCCCGCGAGCTGGTCGCCGACCCGTCGGCCTTCGATGCCGCGGAAGGCGAACTCCCCGCCTGTCTCGACGAGTTGGTGTCCGGTCGGCCCCTTCTCATCCGGCATGCCGAGCGGCTGGCGCCCCAGGACACGGCGACCCTCAACTCCCTGCTCGACACACACCCGGGCGTACCCCTGCTGGCCACCTACACCCCCGGAGCGTCACCGGGCCCCTGCCTCCAACGCCTCCTGGACACCCTGGGGGCCCGCTCGGTCACCCTGCCCGCCCTGCGCGAACGCCCGGACGACATCCGGGAGTTGGTCACGGCGCTGGCCCCGCACCCCGCACCCGGACAGCCCCCGCTCACCTGGACGCTGGACGCCCTGCGTGCCCTGGAGGAGCACCCGTGGCCCGGCAACGTCACCGAACTCGCCCATCTGGTCCGGGCGTTGGCCGAGAACCGGCGCACCACCGGCCCCGTCCGGCGTGCCGAGTTGCCCGACCCCGTACGCGAGGGCCCCGCGACCCGCCCCCTCAGCCCGATGGAACACGCCGAGCGCGCCACGATCCTGGAGACCCTGCGCCTGCACGGCGGCAACAAGGCCCGCACGGCGGCGGCCCTGGGCATCGCCCGCGCGACGCTGTACCGGAAACTGCGCGGCTACCGGGGCTGA
- a CDS encoding Fur family transcriptional regulator: MSGRTTRQRRAVLRVLAGCQDFVSAQELHALLVAEAHSIGLTTVYRALRDLEADGGVDVVRDEAAGRLYRSRPTDGHRHYLICRDCGRSRPVESGVVEEWADRIAADTGFAAVRHTVELTGLCADCHPGGDGEEEPPYAWDRVH, translated from the coding sequence GTGAGCGGCCGGACGACCCGGCAACGGAGGGCGGTGCTGCGCGTTCTCGCGGGCTGCCAGGACTTCGTGTCGGCCCAGGAGTTGCACGCGCTCCTGGTCGCCGAGGCCCACTCGATCGGGCTGACCACCGTCTACCGTGCCCTGCGTGACCTGGAGGCCGACGGCGGGGTGGACGTCGTACGCGACGAGGCGGCCGGGCGGCTCTACCGCAGCCGCCCCACGGACGGCCACCGCCACTACCTGATCTGCCGTGACTGCGGCCGCAGCCGGCCGGTGGAGTCCGGGGTCGTCGAGGAGTGGGCCGACCGGATCGCCGCCGACACCGGGTTCGCCGCGGTGCGGCACACCGTCGAACTCACCGGCCTGTGCGCCGACTGCCACCCCGGCGGGGACGGCGAGGAGGAACCGCCGTACGCCTGGGACCGCGTCCACTGA
- a CDS encoding ArsR/SmtB family transcription factor encodes MTPTSPPPPTPTDEPIRALEAASDLLKALASPVRLGIVRELSEGGKYVHELVDALGVSQPLVSQHLRVLRNSRIVTTRRQAREIQYDLADEHIAHIVLDAIRHAQE; translated from the coding sequence GTGACGCCGACTTCCCCTCCCCCGCCGACCCCGACGGACGAGCCGATACGCGCCCTGGAGGCCGCCAGCGACCTGCTGAAGGCGCTGGCCTCCCCGGTCCGTCTCGGCATCGTGCGGGAACTGTCCGAGGGCGGAAAGTACGTGCACGAACTGGTCGACGCCCTCGGCGTGAGTCAGCCACTGGTCTCCCAGCACCTCAGGGTCCTGCGCAACTCCCGGATCGTGACCACCCGTCGGCAGGCCCGTGAGATCCAGTACGACCTCGCCGACGAGCACATCGCCCACATCGTGCTGGACGCCATCCGGCACGCACAGGAGTAG
- a CDS encoding GTP-binding protein codes for MPKALLSVVLGDTPAVRGAVVDGLLRLSPRPVLLAVTIEARDAGYPVVQRFLSGAGAPAGETSLSATGDPVVILRQDLFHLRRLGAAHIVLALPEDIDALPFLIELWRARVASGSLGDHFAAAGVTVGVDPASFTVDIGCVHRGVRLWSGGDRGEPLTPAEVAVRRVEAADALVVPAPADGTDDGRVSETVALAAHLNAHARLVALGPGGELPDELARPLPSGTEERWRARWEPVAVPRAGRDADGGMTSVLWRARRPLHPERLADALPEVMWRVVRGSGHLWLCSRPDAVVTWRSAGGHLELKEADRWLEPADTDAWEAASPQRRTLASWFWDDYVGERRNEITLTGPGLDPEAIHRALNAALLTDAELSLGREGWTAVPDPLLGDVDLR; via the coding sequence GTGCCCAAGGCCCTGTTGAGCGTCGTGCTCGGCGACACACCGGCCGTCCGGGGCGCCGTGGTCGACGGGCTGCTACGCCTGTCCCCGCGCCCGGTGCTGCTGGCCGTGACGATCGAGGCGCGGGACGCCGGGTATCCGGTCGTCCAGCGCTTTCTGTCCGGCGCGGGAGCGCCGGCGGGGGAGACCTCCCTGAGTGCCACGGGCGACCCCGTGGTCATCCTCCGCCAGGACCTGTTCCACCTGCGCCGCCTCGGCGCGGCGCACATCGTCCTCGCCCTGCCCGAGGACATCGACGCCCTGCCCTTCCTGATCGAACTGTGGCGCGCCCGGGTGGCGAGCGGATCCCTCGGGGACCACTTCGCGGCGGCCGGCGTGACGGTTGGCGTGGATCCGGCGTCCTTCACTGTCGACATCGGCTGCGTTCACCGGGGTGTACGGCTGTGGAGCGGGGGCGACCGCGGTGAACCCCTGACGCCGGCCGAGGTCGCCGTGCGGCGGGTGGAGGCGGCGGACGCCCTGGTCGTCCCGGCCCCGGCGGACGGCACGGACGACGGGCGGGTGTCCGAGACGGTCGCGCTGGCCGCTCATCTCAACGCGCACGCGCGCCTGGTGGCCCTCGGCCCGGGCGGCGAACTGCCGGACGAACTCGCCAGGCCACTGCCGTCGGGGACGGAGGAGCGGTGGCGGGCGAGGTGGGAGCCGGTGGCGGTTCCCCGCGCGGGACGCGATGCCGACGGTGGGATGACGTCGGTGCTGTGGCGGGCTCGCCGCCCCCTGCATCCGGAGCGGCTGGCGGACGCCCTGCCGGAGGTGATGTGGCGGGTGGTCCGCGGCAGTGGCCATCTGTGGCTGTGCAGTCGGCCGGACGCCGTCGTGACCTGGCGTTCCGCAGGGGGCCACCTGGAGCTGAAGGAGGCGGACCGCTGGCTGGAACCGGCGGACACCGACGCGTGGGAGGCCGCCTCGCCCCAACGGCGCACGCTGGCTTCCTGGTTCTGGGACGACTACGTCGGCGAACGCCGCAACGAGATCACCCTCACCGGCCCCGGCCTCGACCCCGAGGCGATCCACCGCGCCCTGAACGCGGCCCTGCTCACCGACGCGGAACTGTCCCTGGGCCGGGAGGGCTGGACTGCGGTCCCGGATCCGCTGCTCGGCGACGTCGACCTGCGCTGA
- a CDS encoding metal ABC transporter solute-binding protein, Zn/Mn family has product MPTPSSRRLALITGASLALLAGCSSSSDSSSDTSGSHQAVASSKVAVVASTNVYGDITEQIGGDKVSVTSIISDPDQDPHSYEANTQNQLALSKAKVVIENGGGYDDFVDRMLKSSNSAAEVVNAVKVSGKTAPKGGELNEHVWYDFPTVAKVTDSIAAALGKADPGAAAIFTKNAEAFKAKLKPLEAKEAQIKKEHGGEGVAITEPVPLYMLDASGLVDKTPAAFSEAIEEGDDVSPKVLQATLALFSAKQVEALVYNAQTSGPQTEKSEAAAKAAGIPVVRVTETLPEGKDYLGWMTGNVDALAGALDK; this is encoded by the coding sequence ATGCCCACGCCCTCGTCCCGGCGCCTCGCCCTGATCACCGGCGCCTCTCTCGCCCTCCTGGCAGGCTGCTCCAGCTCGTCGGACTCCAGCAGCGACACCAGCGGCTCGCACCAGGCCGTCGCCTCGTCGAAGGTCGCCGTGGTGGCCTCGACGAACGTCTACGGCGACATCACCGAGCAGATAGGCGGCGACAAGGTCAGCGTCACGTCGATCATCAGTGACCCCGACCAGGACCCGCACTCCTACGAGGCCAACACCCAGAACCAGCTCGCCCTGTCCAAGGCGAAGGTCGTCATCGAGAACGGCGGCGGCTACGACGACTTCGTCGACCGCATGCTGAAGAGCAGCAACTCCGCCGCCGAGGTCGTCAACGCCGTCAAGGTGTCCGGCAAGACCGCGCCGAAGGGCGGCGAGCTCAACGAGCACGTCTGGTACGACTTCCCCACCGTCGCCAAGGTCACCGACAGCATCGCCGCCGCCCTGGGCAAGGCCGACCCGGGCGCCGCCGCCATCTTCACCAAGAACGCCGAGGCCTTCAAGGCGAAGCTGAAGCCGCTGGAGGCGAAGGAAGCGCAGATCAAGAAGGAGCACGGCGGGGAGGGCGTGGCCATCACCGAGCCGGTGCCGCTGTACATGCTCGACGCGAGCGGACTGGTCGACAAGACGCCCGCGGCGTTCAGCGAGGCCATCGAGGAGGGTGACGACGTCTCCCCCAAGGTCCTCCAGGCCACGCTCGCCCTGTTCTCCGCCAAGCAGGTCGAGGCGCTGGTGTACAACGCGCAGACCTCCGGCCCGCAGACCGAGAAGTCCGAGGCCGCGGCCAAGGCGGCCGGTATCCCCGTCGTACGGGTGACCGAGACCCTGCCCGAGGGCAAGGACTACCTCGGCTGGATGACCGGCAACGTCGACGCGCTCGCGGGCGCGCTGGACAAGTGA
- a CDS encoding metal ABC transporter ATP-binding protein, which produces MRQPVVAAVPRARQEGAEPVISLRGAALSYGAREVWRDLELDVRPGEFLAVLGPNGAGKTSFVRALLGRQPLSAGSLTVLGRPPREAARHLGYVPQQAELSAQAMLRARDLVRFGIDGHRFGPRPGGRAVRRRVDEILASVGASAYADVPLGMLSGGERQRVRIGQALATDPRILLCDEPLLSLDLNHQRAVTELVDARRRSHATAVVFVTHEINPVLGLVDRVLYLAPGGHRVGPPQEVLTSESLSELYGTQVDVIHVRNRIVVVGANDDSGGPPHHPNEPVPAGHETDGVRP; this is translated from the coding sequence GTGAGGCAGCCGGTCGTGGCCGCCGTGCCCCGCGCCCGTCAGGAGGGCGCCGAGCCGGTCATCAGCCTGCGCGGCGCCGCCCTGTCGTACGGCGCGCGGGAGGTGTGGCGCGACCTCGAACTCGACGTACGGCCCGGGGAGTTCCTGGCGGTGCTCGGGCCGAACGGCGCGGGTAAGACCAGCTTCGTGCGGGCCCTGCTGGGCCGGCAGCCGCTGTCGGCCGGTTCGCTGACCGTGCTCGGCCGGCCGCCCCGCGAGGCCGCCCGGCACCTCGGATACGTGCCCCAGCAGGCGGAGTTGTCCGCGCAGGCGATGCTGCGGGCCCGCGATCTCGTTCGCTTCGGGATCGACGGGCACCGCTTCGGGCCGCGGCCGGGCGGCCGGGCCGTGCGCCGCCGGGTGGACGAGATCCTCGCCTCGGTGGGGGCCTCGGCGTACGCCGACGTCCCGCTCGGCATGCTGTCCGGCGGCGAGCGGCAGCGCGTGCGGATCGGACAGGCCCTGGCGACCGACCCGCGGATCCTGCTGTGCGACGAGCCGCTGCTCTCCCTGGACCTCAACCACCAGCGTGCCGTCACGGAACTGGTCGACGCCCGCCGCCGCTCCCACGCCACGGCGGTCGTCTTCGTGACCCACGAGATCAACCCGGTGCTCGGCCTGGTGGACCGGGTGCTCTACCTGGCCCCCGGCGGCCACCGGGTCGGCCCGCCGCAGGAGGTGCTGACGTCGGAGTCCCTCTCCGAGCTGTACGGCACACAGGTCGACGTGATCCACGTACGCAACCGGATCGTGGTCGTCGGCGCCAACGACGACTCGGGCGGCCCACCGCATCACCCGAACGAACCGGTCCCCGCGGGCCACGAGACGGACGGAGTGCGCCCATGA